The Paracholeplasma brassicae genome contains a region encoding:
- a CDS encoding YlbF family regulator has protein sequence MSKKQELFEMIQTMEELETYKKLESLVNGDKSLKKRISDMKALQKQLVNAKAIGKTNAISQFETEYESVKRSIEEIPKVDIYLDLQNEINNLLLEIK, from the coding sequence GTGAGTAAGAAACAAGAACTATTTGAAATGATTCAAACAATGGAAGAGCTTGAAACGTATAAAAAACTCGAGTCTTTAGTGAATGGCGATAAATCCCTTAAGAAAAGGATTTCCGATATGAAAGCACTTCAAAAACAACTAGTTAATGCAAAGGCAATAGGCAAAACGAACGCAATTTCACAGTTTGAAACAGAGTATGAGTCAGTAAAGCGCTCAATTGAAGAAATACCCAAGGTTGATATTTATCTTGATCTTCAAAACGAGATTAATAACTTATTGCTTGAAATAAAGTAA
- the miaB gene encoding tRNA (N6-isopentenyl adenosine(37)-C2)-methylthiotransferase MiaB: MVDIDKYFKPDLKKARKRSQTEAEILSFEMDDRAKKLGIGKKYKIQTYGCQGNEADSETMAGILENMGYVATQDELEADVILLNTCAIRENAENRIWGELGRLKPLKRRNPDLLLGLCGCMAQEEKVVNRILEKYDQVDLVFGTHNLHKLQEYILFAYFNKERVIEVYSEEGNIVENLPKSRFNGYKAFVNIMFGCDEFCTYCIVPYTRGKERSRAKEDIIKEVTDLYNEGYQEVTLLGQNVNAYGKDRNNGEYTLGDLLVELDKVGIPRIRFTTSHPHDLDQKTIDAFKNCKSVMPHLHLPVQSGSNSVLKKMNRHYTKEMYLEVINRLKIAVPDIALTTDIIVGFPTESNEDFLETLDLVKQVDFEGAYTFIFSKRAGTPAAKFEDNIPEEEKKNRLQALNKVVNEGYARASKKYADKVVKVLVDGTSKADDNTLAGYSEHNKLVNFKGDKSLIGKIVDVKITETRTWFLIGEACE, encoded by the coding sequence ATGGTAGATATAGATAAATACTTTAAACCGGATTTAAAAAAAGCAAGAAAGAGAAGTCAAACAGAAGCTGAAATTCTTTCATTTGAAATGGATGATAGAGCAAAAAAATTGGGCATAGGAAAAAAATACAAAATCCAAACCTATGGATGCCAAGGAAATGAAGCTGATAGTGAAACAATGGCTGGTATTCTTGAAAATATGGGGTACGTTGCCACTCAAGATGAGCTAGAAGCAGATGTCATCTTGTTAAATACATGCGCAATAAGAGAAAACGCAGAAAACCGCATTTGGGGTGAACTTGGAAGATTAAAACCGCTGAAAAGAAGAAATCCAGACTTACTACTTGGATTATGCGGGTGCATGGCGCAAGAAGAAAAGGTGGTTAACCGCATTTTAGAAAAATACGATCAAGTTGACTTAGTCTTTGGAACACATAATTTACATAAACTTCAAGAATACATTTTATTCGCATACTTTAACAAAGAACGTGTCATCGAAGTGTATTCAGAAGAAGGCAATATTGTAGAAAACTTACCAAAATCAAGATTCAATGGCTATAAAGCGTTTGTCAATATTATGTTTGGATGCGATGAATTTTGCACGTATTGTATTGTTCCTTATACACGAGGTAAAGAGCGCTCTAGAGCTAAAGAAGATATCATAAAAGAAGTAACTGACCTATATAACGAAGGTTACCAAGAAGTGACCTTACTGGGTCAAAATGTGAATGCGTATGGTAAAGACAGAAATAATGGCGAATACACGCTAGGTGATTTGCTTGTGGAATTAGATAAAGTAGGTATTCCTAGAATTCGATTTACAACAAGTCATCCACATGATTTGGATCAAAAGACTATTGATGCTTTCAAAAATTGCAAATCAGTGATGCCACATTTACATCTACCAGTTCAATCAGGATCAAATAGTGTTCTAAAAAAGATGAACCGCCACTACACTAAAGAAATGTATCTTGAGGTCATTAATAGACTAAAAATAGCGGTGCCAGACATAGCACTTACAACAGATATTATTGTTGGATTTCCAACAGAATCGAACGAGGATTTTTTAGAAACCCTTGATTTGGTAAAACAAGTCGACTTTGAAGGTGCATACACATTTATTTTTTCAAAACGTGCAGGAACACCTGCAGCGAAATTTGAAGATAATATACCTGAAGAAGAGAAGAAGAATCGACTACAAGCACTAAATAAAGTTGTTAATGAAGGTTACGCCAGAGCAAGCAAAAAGTACGCCGATAAAGTTGTAAAAGTACTTGTAGATGGGACGTCCAAGGCAGATGATAATACATTAGCAGGATACTCAGAACACAATAAACTAGTCAATTTCAAAGGCGATAAATCATTAATAGGAAAGATTGTTGACGTTAAAATCACCGAAACACGAACATGGTTTTTAATTGGTGAAGCGTGTGAGTAA
- a CDS encoding TIGR00282 family metallophosphoesterase, whose protein sequence is MKVLFIGDVYGKPGRTILLEQLDNLKNEYKPNLIVVNAENSSNNGRGITKSFYKQLMSAGVSCVTMGNHVWGNNELLEFIDESHIVRPANFYNAPGKGYDIIRYNDKTLLVINLLGRTYMNANLENPFFMAEKIIEEHNATFSLIDFHAEATSEKVALGHYLDGKASAVVGTHTHVPTADERQLTGGTLYITDVGMTGPLDGVIGVDKKIVVDRFLYGHSRPNEVAETKNQLNAVILDFEKKTIKRINVIQ, encoded by the coding sequence ATGAAAGTACTTTTTATCGGTGATGTTTATGGTAAACCAGGCAGAACAATTTTGCTTGAACAACTAGATAACTTAAAAAACGAATATAAACCTAATTTAATCGTTGTGAATGCAGAAAACAGCTCGAATAATGGTAGAGGAATCACTAAGTCGTTTTACAAACAATTAATGAGCGCAGGCGTTTCATGCGTGACAATGGGCAATCACGTTTGGGGAAACAATGAACTTCTTGAATTCATAGACGAATCACATATAGTCAGACCAGCAAATTTTTATAACGCACCAGGAAAAGGTTATGATATCATTCGATATAACGATAAAACATTGTTAGTGATCAACTTACTTGGAAGAACTTATATGAATGCAAATTTAGAAAATCCATTCTTCATGGCAGAGAAAATCATTGAAGAACACAACGCAACGTTTTCATTAATCGATTTTCACGCAGAAGCTACATCTGAAAAAGTTGCATTAGGCCACTATTTGGATGGTAAAGCATCGGCAGTGGTTGGAACACATACACATGTGCCTACAGCAGATGAGCGGCAGCTAACTGGCGGGACACTCTATATTACTGATGTTGGCATGACTGGTCCTTTAGATGGTGTCATTGGTGTTGATAAGAAGATTGTAGTTGATCGATTTTTATATGGTCATTCAAGACCAAATGAAGTTGCAGAAACAAAAAACCAATTGAACGCAGTTATTTTGGATTTTGAGAAAAAAACAATTAAAAGAATTAACGTTATACAATAA
- the rny gene encoding ribonuclease Y, producing MTEIIISILLGLIIGVVTGFFIRVKMHEKSLENSRLESKKIVEDGQKEAEKIKKELILEARQDIFNQKKELERDIKERKQVVIDLETKIMNRDEMLNRRASNLDKREEHLGLKEIKLDEKKVELEQLNSKVEDILKKQEEKLIEISGISTEQAQGFIMDRVRNEMSEEISAYIKEAEEKAKAESDQKAKGLLTLAIQKYASETTSERTVSVVTLPTDEMKGRIIGREGRNIRTIEALTGVDLIIDDTPEAVVLSGFDPIRREIAKRALTSLVEDGRIHPGRIEEVVERAQAEVDMFIREAGENAVFETGVGKMHPDLVKLLGRMSFRTSYGQNVLKHSIETAFLAGKLAAEIGENEVLAKRAGLLHDIGKAVDHEVEGSHVEIGVSIVSRYNEPKEVIDAIASHHGDKEPQSIIAVLVAAADALSAARPGARSESMDNYIKRLEQLETISNSITGVERSFAIQAGREIRVIVKPDEVDDLSTFKVAREIKEQIEANLQYPGTIKVTVVRETRATDIAK from the coding sequence ATGACTGAAATCATTATCTCCATTTTGCTAGGTTTAATCATAGGTGTTGTTACTGGATTTTTTATTCGTGTTAAAATGCACGAGAAAAGCCTTGAAAACAGCCGATTAGAATCGAAAAAAATTGTTGAAGATGGCCAAAAAGAGGCCGAAAAGATTAAAAAAGAGTTAATTTTAGAAGCAAGACAAGACATTTTTAATCAAAAGAAAGAGCTTGAAAGAGACATTAAAGAGCGAAAACAAGTTGTGATCGATTTAGAAACAAAGATCATGAATCGTGATGAAATGCTAAACAGAAGAGCATCTAACCTTGACAAGAGAGAAGAGCATCTTGGTCTAAAAGAAATTAAACTGGATGAAAAGAAAGTTGAACTTGAACAATTAAATAGCAAAGTGGAAGACATTTTAAAGAAACAAGAAGAAAAATTGATTGAAATTTCTGGTATATCTACTGAGCAGGCACAAGGCTTCATAATGGACCGTGTTCGTAATGAAATGTCAGAAGAGATTAGCGCTTACATTAAAGAAGCTGAAGAAAAAGCAAAAGCTGAGTCAGATCAAAAAGCCAAGGGATTATTAACCTTAGCAATTCAAAAGTACGCGAGTGAAACAACAAGTGAACGAACGGTAAGTGTAGTTACCTTGCCAACAGATGAAATGAAAGGTCGAATTATTGGACGTGAAGGCCGAAACATTCGCACCATAGAAGCATTAACCGGTGTTGATTTAATTATTGATGATACACCTGAAGCAGTCGTTTTGAGCGGCTTTGATCCTATTCGAAGAGAAATTGCAAAACGCGCATTAACATCACTTGTTGAAGACGGTCGTATTCACCCAGGACGTATCGAGGAAGTGGTTGAACGTGCTCAAGCAGAAGTTGATATGTTTATTAGAGAAGCTGGTGAAAATGCTGTATTTGAAACAGGTGTAGGTAAAATGCACCCAGATCTTGTTAAACTATTAGGTCGCATGAGCTTTAGAACTAGTTACGGACAAAATGTGTTAAAACACTCAATTGAAACCGCCTTTTTAGCTGGTAAATTAGCTGCTGAAATCGGTGAAAATGAAGTTTTAGCAAAACGCGCAGGTTTATTACATGATATTGGTAAAGCAGTCGATCATGAAGTTGAGGGGTCACACGTAGAAATCGGTGTATCCATCGTTTCAAGATATAATGAGCCAAAAGAAGTCATCGACGCCATCGCATCACACCATGGTGACAAAGAACCTCAATCAATTATTGCTGTCCTTGTAGCAGCGGCAGATGCATTAAGTGCTGCTCGTCCAGGCGCAAGAAGTGAGTCAATGGACAATTACATTAAACGCTTAGAACAACTTGAAACTATTTCAAATAGTATCACTGGTGTTGAACGATCATTCGCTATACAAGCAGGTAGAGAAATTAGAGTTATTGTCAAGCCTGATGAAGTTGATGATTTATCCACATTTAAAGTAGCACGTGAAATCAAAGAGCAAATTGAAGCTAACTTACAATACCCAGGAACAATCAAGGTGACCGTAGTTAGAGAAACTCGTGCCACAGACATTGCAAAATAA
- the recA gene encoding recombinase RecA, translating into MDNKKQDALLNAMKQIEKQYGKGSIMKLGDEADRHIEIVPSGSMSLDIALGIGGYPKGRIIEIYGPESSGKTTFALHAIAEVQRAGGYAAFIDAEHALDPQYARALGVDVDNLILSQPDTGEQALEIAEALIRSGAVGIVVVDSVAALVPEAEINGDMGDSHVGLQARLMSQAMRKLSGIISKTNTIAIFINQIREKVGVMFGNPETTSGGRALKFYASVRLEVRRSEQIKLGTDVVGNKANVKVVKNKVAPPFKVASVDIVYGKGVSKTGEIVDIASELEIIKKAGAWYSYEGEKIGQGRENAKEYLETHPEINLEIEKKIREHYNLK; encoded by the coding sequence ATGGATAACAAAAAACAAGACGCACTCTTAAATGCAATGAAACAAATTGAAAAGCAATACGGTAAAGGTTCCATCATGAAGTTAGGTGATGAGGCAGATAGACACATCGAGATTGTTCCATCAGGATCGATGTCACTTGATATTGCACTGGGTATTGGTGGATACCCAAAAGGTAGAATTATTGAAATATATGGACCTGAAAGCTCAGGTAAAACAACTTTTGCACTACACGCAATCGCAGAAGTACAACGCGCTGGTGGCTACGCAGCATTTATCGATGCTGAACATGCGTTAGATCCGCAATATGCTAGAGCACTTGGTGTGGATGTTGATAATTTGATATTGTCACAACCAGACACAGGTGAACAAGCGCTAGAAATCGCTGAGGCATTAATTCGCAGCGGTGCTGTGGGGATTGTTGTGGTTGACTCAGTTGCAGCGCTCGTGCCAGAGGCGGAAATCAATGGTGACATGGGTGATTCACACGTCGGACTACAAGCAAGACTCATGAGCCAAGCAATGAGAAAACTATCTGGTATCATTAGCAAAACAAATACAATCGCAATTTTTATTAACCAAATTAGAGAAAAAGTCGGTGTCATGTTTGGTAACCCAGAAACGACATCTGGTGGCCGTGCACTTAAGTTTTATGCATCTGTACGTTTAGAAGTAAGACGTTCTGAACAAATAAAACTAGGCACGGACGTTGTTGGTAATAAAGCAAATGTGAAAGTGGTAAAAAATAAAGTAGCACCACCATTCAAAGTAGCATCAGTTGACATAGTATATGGCAAAGGTGTATCAAAAACGGGTGAAATAGTTGATATCGCCTCAGAACTTGAGATTATCAAGAAAGCTGGTGCATGGTATTCCTATGAGGGTGAAAAGATCGGTCAAGGTAGAGAAAATGCAAAAGAATACCTCGAAACTCATCCAGAAATCAATTTAGAAATTGAGAAAAAAATCAGAGAACATTATAATTTAAAATAA
- the pgsA gene encoding CDP-diacylglycerol--glycerol-3-phosphate 3-phosphatidyltransferase — protein MNLPNKITLTRMILIPIMILMVMLEPITKVNNVVFNLNLGELLFAVIFVIASFTDFLDGYLARKNNQVTTFGKFLDPIADKLLVTTAMLYLISIGRVGWALVVIVIAREFIVTTIRLLAVEGGKVIAASVYGKLKMIATVIALVVLLFNDFGLNAIVGDILFYVAVLLTLLSGIDYFWKNRKLVFESI, from the coding sequence ATGAATTTACCGAACAAAATTACACTGACTCGAATGATTTTAATTCCAATCATGATTCTGATGGTTATGTTGGAGCCGATTACTAAAGTAAATAACGTCGTTTTTAATCTTAATTTAGGCGAGTTGTTATTTGCTGTTATCTTTGTTATTGCCTCGTTCACGGATTTTTTAGATGGTTATTTAGCAAGAAAAAACAATCAAGTGACTACATTTGGAAAGTTTCTAGATCCAATTGCAGATAAACTACTAGTAACAACCGCAATGCTATACTTGATTTCAATTGGGCGTGTTGGATGGGCACTTGTGGTCATCGTTATTGCTAGAGAGTTTATCGTTACCACCATTCGACTACTTGCGGTTGAAGGTGGGAAAGTCATCGCTGCATCAGTCTATGGAAAACTCAAGATGATTGCAACGGTCATTGCACTAGTGGTGCTATTATTCAATGATTTTGGATTAAATGCAATCGTTGGTGACATCTTATTTTATGTGGCTGTTCTGTTGACACTTTTATCAGGTATTGATTATTTTTGGAAGAACAGAAAATTGGTTTTCGAATCGATTTAG
- the rpsT gene encoding 30S ribosomal protein S20, translating to MANIKQQIKRIKTNEKRHLINASYKSSTKTAVKAVHQAVALKDKEKALVAVAYANKKLDKGQAKGIYHKNFVANHKSQLAKLVNTL from the coding sequence ATGGCTAACATTAAACAACAAATCAAACGCATCAAGACAAACGAAAAACGTCATTTAATCAATGCATCTTACAAGTCTTCAACAAAAACAGCTGTTAAAGCAGTTCATCAAGCAGTCGCTTTAAAAGACAAGGAAAAAGCATTAGTTGCTGTTGCTTACGCAAACAAGAAATTGGATAAGGGACAAGCAAAAGGTATCTATCACAAGAACTTTGTTGCCAACCATAAATCTCAACTTGCAAAACTAGTTAACACACTATAA
- a CDS encoding 3'-5' exonuclease translates to MLKERYEHILLFDFETTGLSHVNDRIIEIGAILLQRQEPSKQYKIVKELSVLIKQDRPLPDKIVEITNITDDMLKEKGILEEEAFHLLNDMVKDNCLMVAYNIQFDYGFLTSMYRRMLNNPHYEIKHDLLDVMAIYKDRHPFPHKLDNAVKQYHIEIANTHRALDDIKATFLVLVEMIKERDSMDKYINVIGFNPKYGVSGLKASHVTYVPQYGNRLELERR, encoded by the coding sequence ATGCTTAAAGAACGTTATGAACACATCTTATTATTCGATTTTGAAACCACAGGTCTCTCACATGTTAATGATCGTATCATCGAAATTGGTGCGATTTTACTGCAACGACAAGAGCCTAGTAAGCAATATAAGATTGTGAAAGAATTATCCGTTTTAATCAAACAAGATAGACCTTTACCAGATAAAATCGTTGAAATAACAAACATTACAGACGATATGTTAAAGGAAAAAGGCATTCTTGAAGAAGAAGCCTTTCATCTATTAAACGATATGGTGAAAGACAACTGTTTGATGGTTGCCTACAACATTCAATTTGATTATGGCTTTCTAACATCGATGTATCGCCGTATGTTAAATAACCCACATTATGAAATCAAACATGACTTGCTTGATGTGATGGCAATCTACAAAGATAGACACCCATTTCCTCATAAATTGGATAACGCGGTTAAACAATACCACATTGAAATAGCAAATACGCACCGAGCACTCGATGATATTAAAGCGACATTTCTGGTGTTAGTTGAAATGATTAAAGAACGTGACTCAATGGATAAATACATCAACGTAATTGGATTTAATCCGAAATATGGTGTCTCGGGTTTAAAAGCTTCTCACGTCACTTATGTGCCACAATATGGCAATCGGTTAGAACTCGAAAGAAGATAA
- the holA gene encoding DNA polymerase III subunit delta: protein MPDYLYIYQGIDTFLVENAVESLVKTLNVDPFNILTYDLEEQTIDHLLQEMTTVSFFSDKKIIKVKNPWFFYESSKEEGISDLIRYFKNPNEDTFVIFYLSKALDQSILISKEAKKYCRIELIKDMDKKDFEPYVKSVFKTFDYQIDDLATKELVERTNFDIVLLNNEVEKLKLYKMDQKQIALDDIRRLVSRNLEENIFELTNAILAKNKRRIMEVYGDLLEKNEDPIRIISQTSSKLKETIHTKKLLEKGYTQEKIAEFFNVKPGRAYYMVKNASSLKSRDLEKYFKRLTELDYQIKSGQIDKKIGLELFLLEV from the coding sequence ATGCCGGATTACCTATATATATATCAAGGTATCGACACGTTTTTGGTTGAAAATGCGGTGGAAAGTCTTGTAAAGACACTTAATGTGGATCCGTTTAACATATTAACGTATGATTTAGAAGAACAAACGATTGACCATTTACTACAAGAAATGACGACGGTTTCGTTTTTTTCTGATAAAAAAATCATCAAGGTTAAAAATCCATGGTTCTTCTATGAAAGTTCAAAAGAAGAAGGTATCTCAGACTTGATTCGATATTTTAAAAATCCAAATGAGGATACCTTTGTGATCTTTTATCTCTCGAAGGCACTTGATCAGTCGATATTGATTTCCAAAGAGGCAAAAAAATATTGCCGAATCGAACTAATTAAAGACATGGATAAAAAAGATTTCGAGCCATATGTGAAGTCTGTTTTTAAAACATTTGATTATCAAATTGATGATTTAGCGACTAAAGAACTTGTCGAACGAACAAATTTCGATATCGTATTGTTAAATAATGAAGTTGAAAAACTCAAATTGTATAAAATGGATCAAAAACAAATAGCTTTAGATGACATTAGACGACTGGTTTCGAGAAACTTAGAAGAAAACATATTCGAGTTAACCAATGCGATTTTGGCAAAAAATAAGCGACGTATCATGGAAGTGTATGGCGACTTGTTAGAGAAGAATGAAGACCCCATTCGAATTATCAGTCAAACAAGTTCAAAACTCAAAGAAACCATTCATACGAAAAAGCTTCTAGAAAAAGGTTATACACAGGAAAAAATAGCAGAGTTCTTTAATGTGAAACCAGGCAGGGCTTATTATATGGTAAAAAATGCTTCATCTTTGAAGTCTAGAGACTTAGAAAAATATTTTAAACGATTAACGGAACTAGATTATCAAATCAAATCAGGGCAAATCGATAAAAAAATCGGTTTAGAGCTCTTTTTATTGGAGGTTTAA
- a CDS encoding ComEC/Rec2 family competence protein — protein sequence MNKLKTIFKPNELHLYAFSVVIAILSYYHLIFSLLFILYFIKIKHLDIKYYVLFFGFFFCGYLAIYEHKPQKVPNEGVYLIMDKKETEFNINYTIKAGQQKVILITNKETTYRIGDQLLVSGKFERINTPKVPLNFDYQLYLKSKGIQYQIKTKDHAYVQTPLSVYKINQQIKTYIDSLEMDNTDLMNSLILASSDFDSDFAFEINSLGISHLFAVSGLHIGLFTAFLSFSLGFIPKRSKEVLIALCLILYYAITQFKVTIFRAVFCTIVKKHQKTYTNLDVLSISFIITLLVRPLVFVQVGFVFSYLLVFVFTIMNNHNGFKGMFYQSFVAQLVVLPFVLSMNEQINLLSLVVTPFFIVLFSYFILPLAFIGLLPVVKSSVDFYLSLFKQLINGTSRTGPLVEVSVFGLFFGALFYAGLIYVFYTRVTLKRLKRLVVFVLILGMYQIYPYVSISGTVYFLDVGQGDTSMIIRPFNQCNVVIDSFGGVADFIRNKRIHRIDYLIVTHGDLDHYQKVNDVLKTAAVSHLVLSKYDQSDFAKSMQYDKRLMLVEEGDKLLCADIVLEILSPFEQTQSLNDSSIVFQTRIDDLTYLFTGDIEENTEQRLVKKYQGALKSDVLKVPHHGSISSSTVEFIDAVNPTYAIVSSGHHNKFNHPHDEVIKRYMSKQIIIYQTNIDHTICFQTIWYSRKHRIK from the coding sequence ATGAACAAATTAAAGACCATATTCAAACCTAATGAACTACATTTATACGCATTTAGTGTCGTCATTGCGATATTAAGTTACTATCACTTGATATTTTCTTTGCTGTTTATACTTTATTTCATTAAAATCAAACATTTGGACATCAAATACTATGTCCTATTTTTTGGTTTCTTCTTTTGTGGGTATCTAGCAATTTATGAACACAAACCACAAAAAGTCCCTAATGAGGGCGTTTACCTCATTATGGATAAGAAAGAAACCGAATTTAATATCAATTACACCATTAAAGCTGGACAACAGAAAGTCATATTGATAACCAATAAGGAAACGACCTATAGAATCGGGGATCAACTCTTGGTTTCAGGAAAATTTGAGCGGATTAATACACCAAAGGTGCCATTGAATTTCGACTATCAACTATATTTGAAATCCAAAGGCATACAATATCAAATTAAAACCAAGGATCATGCTTATGTTCAAACGCCTTTGTCGGTCTATAAAATCAATCAGCAGATCAAAACATATATTGATTCGTTAGAAATGGATAATACCGACTTAATGAACAGTTTGATTTTAGCTAGCTCTGACTTTGATTCGGATTTCGCATTTGAGATTAATAGTCTTGGGATCAGTCACTTGTTTGCAGTTTCAGGTCTACATATTGGACTGTTTACGGCATTTTTAAGTTTTTCTTTAGGGTTTATACCAAAACGGAGTAAAGAGGTCTTGATTGCTTTATGCCTCATTTTATATTACGCAATTACGCAGTTTAAAGTAACGATTTTTCGTGCGGTGTTTTGTACGATTGTTAAGAAACATCAAAAAACCTATACGAACTTGGATGTTCTTTCTATTTCGTTTATCATTACGCTTTTGGTTCGACCACTTGTTTTTGTTCAAGTGGGTTTTGTTTTTAGTTACTTGCTGGTATTTGTATTTACGATTATGAACAACCACAATGGATTTAAAGGGATGTTCTATCAAAGTTTTGTAGCACAACTTGTTGTTTTACCATTTGTCCTATCAATGAATGAGCAGATTAATCTATTGTCTCTTGTTGTGACCCCTTTTTTTATCGTATTATTTTCCTATTTTATTCTTCCTTTAGCTTTTATTGGTTTACTTCCTGTTGTCAAAAGCAGTGTTGATTTTTATTTATCGTTATTTAAGCAGTTGATTAATGGTACTAGTCGAACAGGGCCACTCGTTGAAGTAAGCGTATTTGGCCTATTTTTTGGTGCACTATTTTATGCCGGATTAATCTATGTGTTTTATACAAGAGTGACACTGAAGCGATTAAAACGACTGGTTGTGTTTGTTTTAATACTTGGTATGTATCAAATTTATCCGTATGTCTCAATTAGTGGAACGGTGTATTTTCTCGATGTCGGACAAGGTGATACGAGTATGATTATTAGACCGTTCAATCAATGTAACGTGGTGATTGATTCCTTTGGTGGGGTTGCTGATTTTATTAGAAACAAACGAATCCACCGAATTGATTATTTAATTGTGACTCATGGCGATTTAGATCACTATCAAAAAGTAAACGACGTATTAAAAACAGCCGCAGTCTCTCATTTAGTATTAAGTAAGTACGATCAAAGTGATTTTGCAAAGAGCATGCAATATGACAAACGGTTGATGTTAGTTGAAGAGGGAGATAAACTATTATGTGCGGATATTGTGTTAGAAATACTGAGTCCTTTTGAACAAACACAGTCTTTAAATGATTCTTCGATTGTATTTCAAACGAGAATCGATGATTTGACTTATTTGTTTACGGGGGATATCGAAGAAAATACCGAACAAAGGCTTGTAAAAAAATACCAAGGCGCACTTAAAAGTGATGTACTAAAAGTCCCTCATCATGGTTCAATCAGCTCATCAACCGTTGAATTTATCGATGCGGTCAATCCGACCTATGCCATTGTTTCTTCTGGTCATCATAATAAATTCAATCACCCACACGATGAAGTAATCAAGCGATACATGAGTAAGCAAATCATAATCTATCAAACAAATATAGATCACACCATCTGTTTTCAAACAATTTGGTATTCGCGTAAACATCGAATAAAATGA
- a CDS encoding helix-hairpin-helix domain-containing protein gives MKQTHLYVLIGGLIIILVLLVPILLKEKTIGAKNEVAMKPNLIQVEIKGEVVLPGTYVVKEGLVLADLIRFALGLTPEAEIDSINYQMRLVDSTTYEIKKIRKEPSQEKNIININTASLIELMTLKGIGEVTASKIITYRQTNGPFISIHDIKKVSGIGEQTYEQIKDHIQT, from the coding sequence ATGAAACAAACACATTTATATGTCTTAATCGGAGGACTAATAATCATTTTAGTTTTATTGGTGCCAATATTACTAAAGGAAAAGACGATTGGTGCGAAAAATGAAGTCGCCATGAAGCCAAACCTCATACAAGTTGAAATCAAAGGTGAAGTTGTTTTGCCTGGGACTTATGTGGTTAAAGAAGGTCTTGTCTTAGCGGATTTAATTCGATTTGCGTTAGGACTCACACCTGAGGCGGAAATAGATTCGATTAATTATCAAATGAGATTAGTAGACAGCACAACCTATGAAATTAAAAAGATTAGAAAAGAACCCTCACAAGAAAAAAATATAATCAACATCAACACAGCCTCTTTAATTGAACTAATGACATTAAAAGGCATTGGCGAAGTCACCGCGAGTAAAATAATCACCTACAGACAAACCAATGGGCCATTTATATCCATACATGATATTAAAAAAGTCAGTGGGATTGGTGAACAAACCTATGAACAAATTAAAGACCATATTCAAACCTAA